The Cryptomeria japonica chromosome 6, Sugi_1.0, whole genome shotgun sequence genomic interval atgagttatgtaacctctGCAAGTAATCTCTCTCTACTGGTTTCTCTCCTACTCAGCTTTGCCGGTAGTGTTCTCTGTCTTCCAGTCTACCTCCTCTCTGCTGGTTCACATTCCACTACCTTACCGGTTCATTGCCATCTCTTGACACACTGCCGCCTCCTTGTTTGATCTTTGCTTACTCTCTTCTTAGCTTGCTGCTGCTACCTTACCAGTCCAGGCTCTACCGGTTGTCTGTCTTTGCACCTAGTTACCGGTGACTTCCTCAGTACCAGATCAACCTTGCTCTGTCCTATACCTTGCTGGATCTCCTTCAACACTCTTTCTGCATGCTTTATTCTGTTCTGCCTGCTTCTTACCGGTGCAAACCCTACCGGTTTATACTACTGTTAAACTCTATAACAGTTTACCGGTTGCCTTGGCCTTACAGGTTAAACCACTTTCAATCCTCTTACTAGTTGCACCTCCAAATGCTCAGTTGTTTCACTCTCTCAGTTAGATTGACTCTTTTCATTCAACTGGCATCACGCCATCTAGCAGCATCAATCCAATCCGGTCTTCTGCCTCCATTCTTATAGCTGAGCATTCCCCCCAAAATGCAGCTTCAAACTATTGGTgcgctagggtttcttccactgagcTCTAGGACTAtcagatccaatcagatctcattgtGCACGAAGATAAACAACTTGCAAGCAATTAGGCATCACCTACCATATCTTCTTTCTTCCAAGGCACGTTTGCTATACTTAGCAAACACGGATAGTCCGTCGGCATggcacttggtcaatcaccataaatggttcagtagattgcatcaccaacctcgTTCTGCACCTGGACATTCTGCATCGATCGATGCATCCCATTGATCACCTCTGTTCGACCTTCCTCGAGCCGCACACACCTGCAACATATCCCATGATTTACGGGGTTTGCATTTAATGTTGACTGACTCTGTAACAGCTTcgtcggtgcacactccatctactacAACATGCATGTCCGCCACCTCGACTCCACGTGGCCCCCTTGTCGGTATCCACCTCAGCGTAGACTGCTGTGTCGGTCTAGgcaagatcaccgaccaaccacacaaccgggttcatctacctGTTCTCTAACCTTGCcggttaaaccctaaccgatctgCCTTCAGACTTGCACTTTGCTGCTCTTCCGGTGGAACACCTAAATCGGTCACTTCACATGCCAAGccgcaacatactcaacttcattggacaagagctcttcacttgtcacATTGTCATCTTTACTAGTAGACATCTACACCGGTAGTATCTTCTGCATGTATActggtaagataccatgcacaccGATGGCACCGGACTCCATCTTCATTTTGGTTGCACTCTTGGTCTGCAATTGcttcaactttgccttcttcatcaatagaccggTTCTCcaatcaactggtttgtcaaagtggcAAACCTATCCTTTTCTTCTCTGTATTGGCAACTCATCATGTCTGCCCTTGCTGATCCGGTGcacatctttgatttcatgcacctaaggcaacttagtgtttcatgagttgatccggtgtgagccttcaatcacttgccttcTACTCTTCTGTCTTTAACTCTTGGCAACCTATCCCGGAGAGATGTAATGTATTCCAATGCATgttaggagataagctccacaaaccggtgggagtggatccttgtcatctgcatccggcattgcaccaatattgcttccctgtttgagcaggtGCAACTTCAGTCTTCTCTTCTTCCAGGGACAACATCATTTACCGGTGGGAATCCTACTAGATGGCATCATACTAGCATaccagttgccatcctataccggttgacatcaatggcaacacaatgccaacattggTGATCTTCATCCACTTCCACTTTGCAGGGACCTTCCTTGGCACATTTTTTATACTTGTACTTGCTTGGGGTTATCATTTTTTTTAGGTTAAACCCCATGTGTCTATTTCTTTTTCGTACTTTTATTGCTCTTTTACATTTGCTTCAAGTCTAGGGCTCTCCCTTTTGCCCTAGTTCTTTCCTTTTGTAACTTGTGTACATTCTAGTTCTTTTGACCTATTCTTGGTTATTTGTGAAGATTAATAtaattttcttctttgtttcagtGTTACCCAATTGGCAGAAACAGATCAATTCCAGGTACTAAAGATCCTAGGATTAGATAATGAAACACTTCGCTTGCAGATTAGGGTAGGGTTCACAAGCGAAATTTTCAATGCATTTtgtttgcttgaaaccctaaatGATGGTTAGTTTTTTATGTGCTTTCGCATTATCAATTCAAATTGTCATGAAATCCTTGTAGCTAGTTGGAGATCTGTTTGCCTTTTCGTGATTAATAAGGAAACCACCAAAATAAATCTTGCACAAAGAGAGATTGAGAGGATTTGTCACACTATCAGGTATTGCATTATACAGTCAAATTCGATATTAGAGAGATGAACatatcaacataaaactatttatttattttagagttAAGCATGTTACCAAAAATTATTAAACAGTCAACAAAGAATAAAAATACAATACAAATAAAATATATGgcttttaaatttagttttttcgaaattaaaaaaaaacaaaacatattgCTTATTTAAATATATAGCTCTATTAAAGAGCAAGAATTTTTTTAGATTTAAGTAGAAATAAAATAGTAATTAAAATCTAAATATTTTAGTCTATAATATAAATAAGCAGATTTTAtgtaattttatataaatatagaaTAGTAAAAATAATTAAGTAAAAAAGATTCTAATAATTGAATAAAATAGTAAATAGTTATGTATTTTAGTAAATGAAAATAAATGTTAACGGACTCTTGATCTGCTGGTGAAGTCGAAAGGTTCTTAATGAATTCCAACACCATAAGGGATGCTGGGcgagaatggatacccctcagtccttgacTTTTAGCCAAAGAGATTTCAGCCTAAGGCTCATGCATATAGAGATTCAACAAGATATAAAGATTTTGTTTATATTTTTCTCATAATCACAAATACTCTCTAACAAGAGATACAAATCAAGTATAATATCATCATAGCCAACAACTATGAGATGAGAGTGGAAACCTTATTACAATCTTTTTGAACATATTGTACAATATGAGTAGGAGAAGTAAGTTTTTTTGATCTGCAGATTATTGGCTATTAATGATAATTGAGGTTTCAGTCTAAGGCTCATGCATATAGAGATTCAACATGATATAGACATTTTGTTTATATTTTTCCCATAATCATAAATATTCTGTAACAAGAGATACAAATCGAGTATAATCCTTATTACAATCTTTTTTAACATATTGTAGTATATGACTAGAGGCCGTAAGTTTTTCTCATCTGCAGATTATTGACTATTAATGATGGTTGTTAAATGAAATGAATAGTGGAATTTTTTTCTTATTCATTGCGAGAGTCTAGAGCTATGTGAAGGCATTCTGTTATCCATCTATCAAGGATGAATGGTGGATGCTTCATACTGCATTTTGTACTTATTATGCTTACCTTATGTCAAGGAACTCAGTAGTGTTTAATTTGAAATTACAGGATGGTTCCCTTCCCATCTAGTACAGATTTACAAGCGGTATTATTTGATGTTGATGGAACGCTATGCGATTCGGACCCTTTGCATTACTTAACTTTTCGTGATATGCTTCAAGAGGTTTGCTTAAATTCATAAATTCAGGCTGTATTTAGCACTTATCTCTTTTGTCTGTGTTGAATTATTTGCTTGTTTCGTAAGACGACTCTGATATAATaatcaacttgaacaatttcagGTTGGTTTTCAAGATGGCGTTCCTATAACTGAGGAATTCTTTAGTAACAACATCAGTGGCAAGCATAATGATGATATTGGAGCTACGCTTTTTCCTGATTGGGATGGAAACAAATGTAAGAAATTTTTTGATGATAAAGAAGCTTTGTTTCGAAGGTATGGATAAAATAACCTAATCAtgtcaaataaaaatttaatttcaaatagtatttcaaaatactaaatatatttTCAGCTATCATGTATTTAGTTTCtaagtgaatgaatgatttgatagctCTCACCCTGTTTCATCATTTTGCAGTAAGGCACCTCAGCATCTGAAACCTATAAATGGCTTACATAAACTCTGCAAATGGATTGAAAGCCGTGGCCTAAGGCGTGCTGCCGTCACCAATGCTCCAAGAGAAAATGCTGAACTCATGATCTCTCTTGTAGGTCTAACCGACTTCTTTGAGCTTGTGGTTATTGGGAGTGAATGTGAACAGGCGAAGCCATTCCCAGATCCATATTTGAAGGCCCTAGAACATTTCAAAATTCCAGCCCATAGAGCATTTGCTGTTGAGGTTTGGTCTTAGAAGGACAGTTTTTTCATTTGTGGCATTTTTAAAATCTTTGAACCTTTGTCTGATTAAttcctttttcttcattttttacttTGCAGGATTCTACTTCAGGTTTGAAGGCAGCTGTTGGAGCAGGATTGGCAGTTTTGGGGATAACCACTAGGAACCCTGGACAGGCACTACTTGAAGCGGGAGCCACATTCTTAATCAAAGATTTTGAGGACCCTGACCTTTGGAATGCACTCGAGTCATAGAAATATAGACATGGATTTCAGAAATAATTGCGAGGAATTTGCATGAAATTGATTAATAGTGAATTCACAATTTGCCTTTATTACTATTTATGATGGATGCATTTGTCAACGAGAGTCTAATTATAAGTAGTACTTAACATAAGGAAcaataaattcaattttttaaaatttatgtatGGACTCTTTCAAATCTGGGATGGTTATAACCTCGGACTCAAATGGAAATAGTTTGGCTTAGTCCAAACATAAATTCAAACACATGGTTAAAGTAGTACGGGACATAGTTCTAAGTAGTACCATTTAAATTtatttctgtagtcacataaatctgtctacttaattaaatgaatacttagtatttatttgattatttaaccatcaattaataattaattaaattaatatttaattaattcatcttaaccctcttttcttattaattaaataaattattcaatttatttgatttaattcacttaaccaaattcagaccattaattaaataaataaatcatatttatttaattaaatattttctcacatttaaataaattaatatttatttaaatcccccaaaatcccacctctcacatttaaataaattaacatttatttaaatcacctttatcttctacccacttgcattttcctacaaatgcaagttgcacaattattttaaataaataatttatttaaatcacttttatcctccacccacttgtattttcctacaaaagcaagttgcacaactattttaaataaattatttatttaaaatcctattcatcctcacccacttgaaacctttaaatggtttcccttaaagtcttcaaacttgatggctttaaagtcttcaaacttgatagcttccttctatagtcttcttaagcctttaatggtttctcttaaagtcttcaaacttgatggctttaaagtcttcaaacttaatggcttcttttaaagtcttcttaaaactttaatggttttctttaaagtcttcaagccttttatggtttctctcaaagtctttaagcgttttaatgctttatcttcatttttctcatttaaataaattaatatttatttgaatatttatccaaatgcaaattacaccatttaattgaaataaatgattttattttaattgaaaataccaaaatttctcccacttgcattttcctacaaaatccacttgcatgcctaaaccccttctagattcttctaaacccttcctaattaacctaatccatcccctaaatattgtcacattcctaagcaaattggagtcacttctcaaagactccaaagtctttgaaaagcaattaatgatttgtgtgttcaacaaattaacctctaaagtcttccaaaccacttatggctcttacatgaccattaatggttaattccacttgcacccatggttaaggactttgacccctaacttaaccctcatgtaacccatgtgtctcttcaaagcatttatttttttGACTAGGGTAACTATCGTGtcccttcaagcatttaatgctccttatcactcctctcaagcctcctcatggtgacacttgtcaacataagattgggttgaaagtctcgcatggattgaatatctttcaatcctaacccttgttaagattactcaatcttaacccttcatttctccatttcttctataaatagaacccttctcctcaagcaaaaaaggaagcattagagtattgttgttatactagcattagcacagaactttctcatagcatcactatctacacttgcatagcatttgcttatcatattcaactatcttgaatctccatatggcatccatggctagtgctaaaagctgagagctacactcatttgggacttggagaggagaggaacaagggaggagcaactatgagcatcttgattagctattttattctatgtttatatgctttctatttcatgcttaatatctctcttgatatgcctgtttaggataatcttaacgtttgtttcttgtgctcttgtgtgtgttgccatcaaacatattttctaatcctttttgcagagcatcatttggtgaacccgacgtgaatcagagagcaatcattttgaagactactaacttttgaatgttttaattgacacacaggtcattctcttgcgtttttgttctcaatttagcaccttcacaaattgatactttagcgctattgtctatattgttgcactttcatgttaaatagcacttctgttttcacacagagtagagctattgtaacagagagttgtaagaaaattcctcgtaaccgaaaaccaaaaattttaggcttgtagaagcccaccaaaacatgcggatttttctaactaattatcttttgtgcaggttttaactaacccctacaataggattttttagcaattttagcttaggaaataaatttgttcatatttctaacttcgtctttcaaattaggataaaataaattcattttccttttgggttaaaatcaactacacattcatttggagttttaaaaagaaccacatctttcgtttagagctctaaaaagaatcacatttgttcaaagttaaaaagaatcacaaaaacaaacacgcaaatttattttttttgcaaagttaggaacaaattcttttggtgcttaaaatcaacaaggcaaattttatttcttgcatcaagctaaaactcacaatccacacttccatttttggtgcaaataaaattcacaatcaacttgtctcatttttacagcaattttacttcatgcaaacgtgtttttcattaagttaactaggattttcaaattctagtttactcaaacaattgcctttgaaaattaaaaagaacaccatgattgttggagcaacatctccaaatagatagaaaatcattgcgatgacaagttaaaaggaacgaGTGAATTTTGTGTtcggcacacttgtgcaaaagagttggtcgagtggtcctacttctaacacacactatcctctcccttggctctcgtggtcctaggtgcaagagaaaagtgttagtaacactcaaattttatctttttaaaagaggcattccaagggatcgatactcttgggaacgacctcgagcagtaaattcttcaagctgctatagaaatcaggtgtgagcgaaagctgtagccttgggtatagctgctcctacagtgtaactggccgaaaggacaaatgggccccaccactggttacaaagctcttaagtgagtcactgtagaatgaacttatgtccaaaaacatcgaacatgactaaacacttttaagtagtagcctacccgttctattgattgaggatatttgcgatataatttaatgcaagagcatagatggttttgctcccaagatactcaccatacatatttccttgagtagaaacatagctttttgaaaagtcacttgtggcttgataaaagtggtgactcccccatcatagggatcatctatttgttatgctcgtgcaagacttagtatatcacatccttacctgccaaggcaggattcataaggtatgtagtaccaaagtcgaagaaatatcaagatgtgggctaaatttatcacaactggccatttgaccttaggg includes:
- the LOC131044333 gene encoding haloacid dehalogenase-like hydrolase domain-containing protein Sgpp isoform X1, coding for MQSFCDTFCKPTILTRKYGAFCSNKSKIWIRGQFQHHKGSLQLARTYNFTTNIVYIEKKCEEDYKRMVPFPSSTDLQAVLFDVDGTLCDSDPLHYLTFRDMLQEVGFQDGVPITEEFFSNNISGKHNDDIGATLFPDWDGNKCKKFFDDKEALFRSKAPQHLKPINGLHKLCKWIESRGLRRAAVTNAPRENAELMISLVGLTDFFELVVIGSECEQAKPFPDPYLKALEHFKIPAHRAFAVEDSTSGLKAAVGAGLAVLGITTRNPGQALLEAGATFLIKDFEDPDLWNALES
- the LOC131044333 gene encoding haloacid dehalogenase-like hydrolase domain-containing protein Sgpp isoform X2, with the protein product MVPFPSSTDLQAVLFDVDGTLCDSDPLHYLTFRDMLQEVGFQDGVPITEEFFSNNISGKHNDDIGATLFPDWDGNKCKKFFDDKEALFRSKAPQHLKPINGLHKLCKWIESRGLRRAAVTNAPRENAELMISLVGLTDFFELVVIGSECEQAKPFPDPYLKALEHFKIPAHRAFAVEDSTSGLKAAVGAGLAVLGITTRNPGQALLEAGATFLIKDFEDPDLWNALES